The following are encoded in a window of Fusarium verticillioides 7600 chromosome 6, whole genome shotgun sequence genomic DNA:
- a CDS encoding osomolarity two-component system, response regulator SSK1, with the protein MGATDIASRLRAKFTKRRHSTAGSQASSSRSITDTTSSSFGSRHLWDRDRSRARDGDGDHSSQRAVSNSRGTVSSRHGMTATPDGSHRQREDGDDVAKPEGCREVSEAPKSSSNSNSNSNSESTAKSSSEIGAEAAVPPANDNSTAPDTTSEPLKQPSPPIDQQSLDDLDEEPDTTATSSSDQLPPHSDLHPPQPHPRLHFNQPPLLSPSLHPPEQPSPSRLRQASSNLDRIHEDSQDLEPPSPTARPRKVASLELDAGSELAGHNDDDVLSLDQAPNSPKSAAFVPLAAATSTTFVAPSPGLPTAGTPGSPSRPAPPPRRQSLLSNRQTTLINTLLSPPVNEPGYSQNTTYAPINGNMVTRKIWVKRPHASPTLVTVNEDDLVDDVRDMILRKYSNSLGRSFDSPDINIRIIPRDQHSERVLNPEEPMGRTLDAYYPGGQTVEEALVIDIPRRPPKASPRPVVPAYVGNIYYSEDGRPTETSDGYFPSVAAHPGAVGSPHLPVAVPAHVNPQAPHSIAVLGTGHIPPIPSPGRSRAYRDRPDRPRLGRTHTSSPTLLANGSAVSLAAAAAANHANHDQPGMPPAAPPLPTPPAPEPSAVRVSTPPVRPTSPRPTAKTKKSKKAEHPSLPPGMLNGGVPPINVLIVEDNPINLKLLEAFVKRLKVRWSTAMNGRDAVKKWRTGGFHLVLMDIQLPVMNGLEATREIRRLERVNSIGVFSSSPDGVVTTENPDELDDKDRLQNPSLFKSPVIIVALTASSLQSDRHEALAAGCNDFLTKPVNFVWLERKVMEWGCMQALIDFDGWRKWKEISQEAEESAAAKKAAVAAAKAKSKKNRLSMTKPG; encoded by the exons ATGGGAGCTACTGATATCGCCTCGCGCCTTCGAGCCAAGTTCACCAAAAGGCGACACTCGACGGCGGGTTCACAGGCATCTTCCAGTCGGAGCATTACCGACACCACCTCGTCGTCGTTCGGGAGTCGTCACCTATGGGATCGCGATCGTTCTCGAGCTCGTGACGGAGATGGGGACCATTCGTCTCAGCGGGCCGTGAGCAATTCGAGGGGCACCGTGAGTAGCCGACATGGCATGACAGCGACGCCCGATGGTTCGCAtcgacaacgagaagatggcgatgatgtcgcAAAGCCCGAGGGTTGTCGGGAGGTTTCAGAAGCACCAAAGTCGAgttcaaactcaaactcaaatTCAAATTCAGAGTCGACAGCCAAGAGTTCCTCGGAAATAGGTGCTGAAGCAGCGGTCCCACCCGCTAACGACAATTCCACAGCACCCGACACCACGAGTGAGCCACTGAAACAGCCGTCTCCGCCTATAGATCAGCAGAGCCTCGATGACCTGGATGAAGAGCCTGATACAACCGCCACTAGCTCTAGCGACCAGCTCCCGCCCCATAGTGATCTGCACCCGCCACAACCTCATCCAAGACTTCACTTCAATCAACCACCGCTGCTCTCTCCCTCACTTCATCCTCCGGAACAGCCTTCACCATCGCGTCTGCGCCAGGCAAGCTCCAATCTCGACCGTATCCACGAAGACTCCCAGGACTTGGAACCCCCTTCACCTACTGCGCGCCCAAGAAAGGTCGCAAGTCTTGAGTTGGACGCTGGTTCTGAGCTTGCGGGTCACAATGACGACGACGTGCTGAGTCTCGACCAAGCTCCCAACTCTCCAAAGTCTGCCGCCTTTGTGCCTCTGGCGGCAGCAACCTCGACGACATTTGTCGCCCCGTCTCCTGGCCTTCCAACAGCTGGGACCCCTGGCTCTCCATCACGACCAGCCCCGCCGCCCCGGCGACAGAGCTTGCTATCGAATCGCCAGACGACATTGATCAATACGCTCCTTTCACCACCCGTGAACGAACCTGGATACAGCCAGAACACCACATACGCGCCTATTAACGGAAATATGGTGACCCGAAAGATCTGGGTCAAGCGGCCTCATGCCTCGCCGACCCTCGTTACCGTCAACGAAGATGACCTGGTCGATGATGTCCGCGATATGATTCTACGTAAATACTCAAACTCACTCGGTCGAAGCTTCGACTCTCCAGACATTAACATACGCATTATTCCTCGCGATCAACATTCAGAACGTGTCCTCAACCCTGAGGAGCCAATGGGCCGGACTCTCGATGCTTATTATCCAGGTGGACAAAccgttgaagaagctctggtaATTGACATTCCAAGGCGTCCGCCTAAAGCTTCCCCGCGCCCCGTCGTTCCAGCCTATGTTGGAAACATCTACTACAGCGAGGACGGTCGGCCTACGGAAACAAGTGATGGCTATTTTCCATCTGTCGCCGCCCATCCTGGCGCTGTCGGCTCACCACATCTTCCAGTTGCAGTTCCGGCGCATGTTAATCCTCAGGCCCCGCACTCAATCGCAGTGTTAGGGACTGGCCACATTCCACCTATTCCGTCGCCTGGTAGATCACGCGCATATCGCGATCGTCCGGATCGTCCCAGATTAGGCCGCACACATACATCGTCCCCAACACTGCTTGCCAATGGCTCTGCCGTGTCACTggctgccgccgccgccgcgaATCATGCGAACCACG ATCAACCTGGTATGCCACCTGCTGCCCCTCCTCTCCCGACGCCTCCCGCCCCAGAACCTTCGGCAGTCCGTGTATCGACACCTCCGGTCAGGCCAACTTCACCTCGACCTACGGCGAaaaccaagaagagcaagaaagccGAACATCCTAGTTTACCACCGGGCATGCTCAATGGCGGCGTGCCTCCTATCAACGTCCTGATTGTGGAAGATAACCCTATCAACTTGAAACTCTTGGAAGCCTTTGTGAAGCGCCTCAAGGTGCGATGGTCAACCGCCATGAATGGAAGAGATGCTGTGAAGAAGTGGAGGACTGGCGGATTTCATTTGGTTCTAATGGATATCCAACTTCCAGTCATGAACGGTCTCGAAGCGACTCGGGAAATCAGAAGATTAGAAAGAGTCAACTCAATTGgtgtcttttcatcatcaccagatGGTGTGGTTACGACGGAAAACCCCGACGAACTCGATGACAAAGACCGCCTACAGAATCCATCCTTGTTCAAGAGTCCTGTGATTATTGTCGCTTTGACTGCTAGCTCCTTACAGAGTGACCGACACGAAGCTCTAGCCGCTGGCTGTAACGACTTTTTGACCAAG CCCGTCAATTTTGTCTGGCTAGAGCGCAAGGTAATGGAGTGGGGTTGCATGCAAGCCCTCATCGACTTTGATGGCTGGCGCAAGTGGAAAGAGATTTCtcaagaggctgaagagagcgCCGCTGCTAAGAAGGCAGCCGTCGCCGCAGCCAAAGCTAAATCAAAGAAGAATCGACTCTCGATGACCAAACCCGGCTGA
- a CDS encoding osomolarity two-component system, response regulator SSK1 gives MGATDIASRLRAKFTKRRHSTAGSQASSSRSITDTTSSSFGSRHLWDRDRSRARDGDGDHSSQRAVSNSRGTVSSRHGMTATPDGSHRQREDGDDVAKPEGCREVSEAPKSSSNSNSNSNSESTAKSSSEIGAEAAVPPANDNSTAPDTTSEPLKQPSPPIDQQSLDDLDEEPDTTATSSSDQLPPHSDLHPPQPHPRLHFNQPPLLSPSLHPPEQPSPSRLRQASSNLDRIHEDSQDLEPPSPTARPRKVASLELDAGSELAGHNDDDVLSLDQAPNSPKSAAFVPLAAATSTTFVAPSPGLPTAGTPGSPSRPAPPPRRQSLLSNRQTTLINTLLSPPVNEPGYSQNTTYAPINGNMVTRKIWVKRPHASPTLVTVNEDDLVDDVRDMILRKYSNSLGRSFDSPDINIRIIPRDQHSERVLNPEEPMGRTLDAYYPGGQTVEEALVIDIPRRPPKASPRPVVPAYVGNIYYSEDGRPTETSDGYFPSVAAHPGAVGSPHLPVAVPAHVNPQAPHSIAVLGTGHIPPIPSPGRSRAYRDRPDRPRLGRTHTSSPTLLANGSAVSLAAAAAANHANHGTQHFNPRLPHSRTHSNSSDQPGMPPAAPPLPTPPAPEPSAVRVSTPPVRPTSPRPTAKTKKSKKAEHPSLPPGMLNGGVPPINVLIVEDNPINLKLLEAFVKRLKVRWSTAMNGRDAVKKWRTGGFHLVLMDIQLPVMNGLEATREIRRLERVNSIGVFSSSPDGVVTTENPDELDDKDRLQNPSLFKSPVIIVALTASSLQSDRHEALAAGCNDFLTKPVNFVWLERKVMEWGCMQALIDFDGWRKWKEISQEAEESAAAKKAAVAAAKAKSKKNRLSMTKPG, from the exons ATGGGAGCTACTGATATCGCCTCGCGCCTTCGAGCCAAGTTCACCAAAAGGCGACACTCGACGGCGGGTTCACAGGCATCTTCCAGTCGGAGCATTACCGACACCACCTCGTCGTCGTTCGGGAGTCGTCACCTATGGGATCGCGATCGTTCTCGAGCTCGTGACGGAGATGGGGACCATTCGTCTCAGCGGGCCGTGAGCAATTCGAGGGGCACCGTGAGTAGCCGACATGGCATGACAGCGACGCCCGATGGTTCGCAtcgacaacgagaagatggcgatgatgtcgcAAAGCCCGAGGGTTGTCGGGAGGTTTCAGAAGCACCAAAGTCGAgttcaaactcaaactcaaatTCAAATTCAGAGTCGACAGCCAAGAGTTCCTCGGAAATAGGTGCTGAAGCAGCGGTCCCACCCGCTAACGACAATTCCACAGCACCCGACACCACGAGTGAGCCACTGAAACAGCCGTCTCCGCCTATAGATCAGCAGAGCCTCGATGACCTGGATGAAGAGCCTGATACAACCGCCACTAGCTCTAGCGACCAGCTCCCGCCCCATAGTGATCTGCACCCGCCACAACCTCATCCAAGACTTCACTTCAATCAACCACCGCTGCTCTCTCCCTCACTTCATCCTCCGGAACAGCCTTCACCATCGCGTCTGCGCCAGGCAAGCTCCAATCTCGACCGTATCCACGAAGACTCCCAGGACTTGGAACCCCCTTCACCTACTGCGCGCCCAAGAAAGGTCGCAAGTCTTGAGTTGGACGCTGGTTCTGAGCTTGCGGGTCACAATGACGACGACGTGCTGAGTCTCGACCAAGCTCCCAACTCTCCAAAGTCTGCCGCCTTTGTGCCTCTGGCGGCAGCAACCTCGACGACATTTGTCGCCCCGTCTCCTGGCCTTCCAACAGCTGGGACCCCTGGCTCTCCATCACGACCAGCCCCGCCGCCCCGGCGACAGAGCTTGCTATCGAATCGCCAGACGACATTGATCAATACGCTCCTTTCACCACCCGTGAACGAACCTGGATACAGCCAGAACACCACATACGCGCCTATTAACGGAAATATGGTGACCCGAAAGATCTGGGTCAAGCGGCCTCATGCCTCGCCGACCCTCGTTACCGTCAACGAAGATGACCTGGTCGATGATGTCCGCGATATGATTCTACGTAAATACTCAAACTCACTCGGTCGAAGCTTCGACTCTCCAGACATTAACATACGCATTATTCCTCGCGATCAACATTCAGAACGTGTCCTCAACCCTGAGGAGCCAATGGGCCGGACTCTCGATGCTTATTATCCAGGTGGACAAAccgttgaagaagctctggtaATTGACATTCCAAGGCGTCCGCCTAAAGCTTCCCCGCGCCCCGTCGTTCCAGCCTATGTTGGAAACATCTACTACAGCGAGGACGGTCGGCCTACGGAAACAAGTGATGGCTATTTTCCATCTGTCGCCGCCCATCCTGGCGCTGTCGGCTCACCACATCTTCCAGTTGCAGTTCCGGCGCATGTTAATCCTCAGGCCCCGCACTCAATCGCAGTGTTAGGGACTGGCCACATTCCACCTATTCCGTCGCCTGGTAGATCACGCGCATATCGCGATCGTCCGGATCGTCCCAGATTAGGCCGCACACATACATCGTCCCCAACACTGCTTGCCAATGGCTCTGCCGTGTCACTggctgccgccgccgccgcgaATCATGCGAACCACGGTACGCAACACTTCAACCCGAGGCTACCGCATTCACGAACTCATTCAAACTCTTCAGATCAACCTGGTATGCCACCTGCTGCCCCTCCTCTCCCGACGCCTCCCGCCCCAGAACCTTCGGCAGTCCGTGTATCGACACCTCCGGTCAGGCCAACTTCACCTCGACCTACGGCGAaaaccaagaagagcaagaaagccGAACATCCTAGTTTACCACCGGGCATGCTCAATGGCGGCGTGCCTCCTATCAACGTCCTGATTGTGGAAGATAACCCTATCAACTTGAAACTCTTGGAAGCCTTTGTGAAGCGCCTCAAGGTGCGATGGTCAACCGCCATGAATGGAAGAGATGCTGTGAAGAAGTGGAGGACTGGCGGATTTCATTTGGTTCTAATGGATATCCAACTTCCAGTCATGAACGGTCTCGAAGCGACTCGGGAAATCAGAAGATTAGAAAGAGTCAACTCAATTGgtgtcttttcatcatcaccagatGGTGTGGTTACGACGGAAAACCCCGACGAACTCGATGACAAAGACCGCCTACAGAATCCATCCTTGTTCAAGAGTCCTGTGATTATTGTCGCTTTGACTGCTAGCTCCTTACAGAGTGACCGACACGAAGCTCTAGCCGCTGGCTGTAACGACTTTTTGACCAAG CCCGTCAATTTTGTCTGGCTAGAGCGCAAGGTAATGGAGTGGGGTTGCATGCAAGCCCTCATCGACTTTGATGGCTGGCGCAAGTGGAAAGAGATTTCtcaagaggctgaagagagcgCCGCTGCTAAGAAGGCAGCCGTCGCCGCAGCCAAAGCTAAATCAAAGAAGAATCGACTCTCGATGACCAAACCCGGCTGA
- a CDS encoding alpha-N-arabinofuranosidase: MAPLITNVYSADPSAHVFNGKIYVYPSHDRETDIKFNDNGDQYDMADYHVFSTESLDPPAEVVDHGVVLKTEDIPWVSKQLWAPDAAEKNGKFYLYFPARDKQGIFRIGVAVGDKPEGPFTPDPEPIKGSYSIDPASFVDEDGQAYLYFGGLWGGQLQCYQKGNDIFDPEWQGPKEVSGEGVPAQGPRVAKLTEDMHQFADEVKEIQILDPESGKPILGDDHDRRFFEAAWMHKRNGKYYFSYSTGDTHFLCFATGDSPYGPFTYGGRILEPVLGWTTHHSIVEFKGKTYLFYHDCELSKGVDHLRSVKAKEIFYDDDGKIITTTAD, encoded by the coding sequence ATGGCGcctctcatcaccaacgtCTACAGCGCCGACCCTTCGGCGCATGTCTTTAATGGCAAGATCTACGTCTATCCTTCTCACGATCGTGAGACTGATATCAAGttcaacgacaatggcgatCAATACGACATGGCCGATTACCATGTCTTCAGCACTGAGAGCCTCGACCCACCAGCTGAGGTCGTCGACCACGGTGTTGTTCTAAAGACAGAAGACATCCCCTGGGTTTCTAAGCAACTCTGGGCTCCCGATGCCGCTGAGAAGAACGGCAAATTCTACCTCTACTTCCCCGCCAGAGATAAGCAGGGAATCTTCCGCATCGGCGTTGCTGTCGGTGACAAGCCCGAGGGACCTTTCACTCCCGACCCAGAGCCCATTAAGGGAAGCTACAGCATTGACCCTGCAAGCTTCGTGGATGAGGATGGACAAGCGTACCTTTACTTCGGAGGTCTTTGGGGTGGGCAGTTGCAATGCTACCAGAAGGGTAATGATATCTTTGACCCCGAGTGGCAGGGTCCTAAGGAGGTCAGCGGCGAGGGTGTTCCCGCCCAAGGACCAAGAGTAGCCAAGCTCACTGAGGACATGCACCAATTCGCAGATGAAGTCAAGGAGATTCAAATACTCGATCCTGAGTCTGGTAAGCCTATTCTGGGAGATGACCATGACCGACGTTTCTTTGAGGCTGCGTGGATGCACAAGAGGAATGGAAAGTACTACTTCTCGTACTCAACAGGCGATACACACTTCCTGTGCTTCGCTACTGGAGACAGCCCATATGGACCTTTCACTTACGGTGGACGTATCCTGGAGCCTGTGCTGGGATGGACGACACATCACTCTATTGTCGagttcaagggcaagacATATCTCTTCTACCACGACTGCGAGTTGAGCAAGGGTGTGGATCACTTGAGAtctgtcaaggccaaggaaaTCTTCtatgacgatgatggcaagatcatcaccactACAGCTGATTAG
- a CDS encoding esterase/lipase, which yields MDNSSIISAEDLPPQQGRTLLPSPVAQAVSLATRSTCLAIRLSSRAGSYGLSAAKVTTLSSLELARSMVETVLSQAGRETLSRSQSDMSTAEAESIIERSFEHLHHAMSQAVFWTSAGFHFTSTTFSMASGISQLLLSSLDQIFGSTDSSRAIASIITLIRREFHDPATGIHGDTVGMMDLVLGLCALAYLQRWSWKMVEEEKRRQDSEEIIWDVVVLNDGERVDIQDRITRTPVFTRPASSTSRDTSPTKLQEAVIGSQSASFKEEEAVIDQLKDEMVKKLPPDTSVSISNTVSSTQTVTIDVDGPRPFPLPLLPGAEIVETKGLSNQVGSRTSQILSDPPEASSYRVVYRLERSRTGDISFQGSQDVPVSVIDVSKEEPAPEVPVKEPPQVPKKTRTTGVKSPPPQRSRPAKSANDQPARTSPQALPKPRASTIRDEKGKFTRPTSASPPSSPVEIKTPQREANQKRPRAPVNSSQAANKTTFPRENTTAPRRVLPKRKSDSSTTSQTSEKKTGLRQALREGSQSISNIWNKDSPPPESRPRPQSRIATVSKTGNKPMHSPHSSLDQKRIEKAELIPRNPSRASYVSVHERRRDSMISQTDAYSIHSGYGTPTHSPSVSLSGTAFDSSWVQQAQNDGLLAPPPMSAGHRRVLRRSPSLWSMASNDSQSSLVLSYYHQKSAYTASDALGGLRRDGTVNGIFPQAHVLRNITRYMRFSSASYGSAFLKFMGISKDMPLLRAWDSTHTDVRHFVHHTESDTHSVLLASIVDPQGGTDSSGSTGTGVPLVHYISLDHDAKAVVLACRGTLGFEDVLADMTCDYDVLTWRGRGHKVHKGVHASARRLLYGGDRRVLFTLREALLEFPDYGLVLCGHSLGGAVTALLGVMLSEPNPTGTGFVTAIEGPERTVGDELSDGLLPVHSTLPPRRPIHAYAYGPPSTMSASLRKRTRGLITTVVHGNDIVPYLSLGVLHDFQAVALAFKNDQQQAKTEIRQRIWQAFQTGVADKWYGGLPSVPSGDSSKWGHSVLQGLRAGMTNRKLVPPGEVFTIETQRVLRRDAFLLPEEDHIGKPAQRIVMKYVKDVEERFKELRFGTSMLIDHNPARYEEALNKLRVGVV from the coding sequence ATGGATAACTCAAGCATCATATCGGCCGAGGACCTCCCTCCACAACAAGGCCGAACACTGCTGCCCTCTCCAGTAGCTCAAGCCGTCAGTCTTGCAACGCGTTCAACATGCCTCGCTATCCGTCTCAGTTCCAGGGCCGGATCTTACGGTCTAAGTGCTGCAAAGGTAACCACGCTATCCTCCCTGGAACTTGCTCGCAGCATGGTCGAAACCGTTCTATCACAAGCAGGAAGAGAAACTCTCTCACGATCACAGAGCGACATGTCTACCGCTGAAGCCGAATCCATCATCGAACGAAGTTTCGAGCATCTTCACCATGCCATGTCCCAGGCCGTCTTTTGGACAAGTGCAGGTTTTCACTTCACGAGTACAACTTTCTCTATGGCTTCAGGGATATCACAACTACTTTTGTCTTCACTCGATCAGATCTTCGGCTCGACTGATTCCTCTCGAGCCATTGCGAGCATCATCACACTGATTAGAAGAGAGTTTCACGATCCCGCCACCGGCATTCATGGGGACACCGTTGGTATGATGGATCTTGTGCTTGGCCTATGTGCTTTAGCATACCTACAAAGGTGGTCGTGGAAAATGGTCGAAGAGGAAAAACGACGGCAGGACTCCGAAGAGATCATATGGGACGTCGTCGTGCTAAACGATGGCGAACGCGTTGACATTCAAGATCGTATTACTCGAACTCCTGTCTTCACGAGGCCAGCCAGTTCAACATCTCGAGACACCAGTCCGaccaaactccaagaagccgTCATTGGTTCTCAATCCGCATCTTtcaaagaagaggaagctgtcaTCGACCAGCTCAAAGATGAAATGGTCAAGAAACTCCCTCCCGACACTTCCGTTTCCATTTCAAATACAGTATCATCAACGCAAACAGTCACCATCGACGTTGATGGACCTCGTCCATTCCCTCTACCTTTACTACCAGGTGCCGAGATTGTTGAGACCAAGGGATTGAGTAATCAGGTAGGCAGCCGTACCAGCCAGATACTAAGCGACCCTCCCGAAGCCTCCAGTTACCGTGTTGTCTATAGGCTCGAGAGATCAAGGACTGGTGACATTTCCTTTCAGGGGTCTCAAGATGTACCTGTCTCTGTGATTGACGTATCAAAAGAGGAACCGGCTCCCGAGGTTCCAGTCAAAGAACCTCCCCAAGTgcccaagaagacgaggacaaCAGGAGTCAAGTCGCCTCCACCGCAACGTTCAAGACCCGCCAAAAGCGCCAACGATCAACCAGCCCGaacttctcctcaagctttACCAAAACCTCGAGCCAGCACAATACGAGATGAAAAGGGGAAGTTCACACGACCAACTTCTgcctcaccaccatcgtcGCCAGTAGAGATCAAAACTCCACAACGTGAAGCAAACCAGAAGAGACCACGCGCACCTGTCAACTCCTCGCAGGCCGCCAATAAGACCACTTTCCCGCGAGAAAACACCACAGCTCCCAGAAGAGTGTTACCCAAAAGGAAGTCGGACTCTTCGACGACGAGCCAAACAAGCGAGAAGAAAACTGGTCTCAGACAggctcttcgagaaggaagtcagtcaatctcaaacatctGGAACAAGGATTCACCGCCACCAGAGAGCAGGCCTCGTCCACAGTCACGAATAGCAACTGTTAGTAAGACTGGCAACAAGCCAATGCATAGTCCCCACTCTTCCTTGGATCAAAAGCGCATTGAGAAGGCGGAACTTATCCCACGCAACCCTTCCCGTGCAAGTTATGTCTCCGTTCACGAACGTCGTCGAGATTCTATGATATCTCAAACAGATGCCTACTCTATCCATTCGGGGTATGGCACCCCAACCCACTCTCCGAGTGTTTCACTGAGTGGCACCGCATTTGATTCGTCTTGGGTTCAGCAAGCCCAGAATGATGGCCTGCTTGCACCTCCTCCAATGTCTGCCGGTCACCGCAGGGTCCTTCGTAGGAGCCCAAGTCTTTGGAGCATGGCATCCAATGATTCACAATCATCACTGGTCCTTTCATACTACCATCAAAAGAGCGCCTACACAGCGTCAGATGCACTTGGAGGACTTCGACGTGATGGTACGGTGAATGGAATATTTCCACAGGCGCATGTACTCCGAAACATCACAAGGTACATGAGGTTCTCGTCTGCATCGTATGGTTCTGCGTTTCTCAAGTTTATGGGCATTTCGAAAGATATGCCCCTACTGAGAGCTTGGGATAGCACCCATACGGATGTCAGACACTTTGTCCATCATACTGAATCAGACACCCACAGCGTTCTTCTTGCCTCTATTGTTGATCCACAAGGAGGGACGGACTCTAGTGGTTCAACCGGTACTGGCGTTCCTTTGGTGCACTACATCTCCCTGGACCATGATGCTAAAGCAGTCGTGCTTGCTTGTCGAGGTACACTAGGTTTTGAGGATGTTTTGGCAGATATGACATGTGATTATGATGTTTTAACTTGGCGTGGTCGAGGCCACAAGGTACACAAAGGTGTCCATGCCTCAGCTCGTCGTCTCCTATACGGTGGCGATCGACGCGTGCTGTTTACTCTCCGAGAGGCATTGCTCGAATTCCCAGATTATGGACTTGTTCTCTGTGGCCATTCCCTGGGCGGCGCAGTGACGGCATTGCTCGGAGTGATGCTTTCCGAGCCAAACCCAACAGGCACTGGCTTCGTGACTGCCATTGAGGGACCAGAAAGgactgttggtgatgaactATCTGATGGGCTTCTGCCTGTTCATTCTACGTTACCACCACGACGTCCTATACACGCGTATGCCTATGGGCCTCCCAGCACTATGTCGGCATCTTTACGCAAGAGAACTCGTGGTCTCATCACAACCGTGGTTCATGGGAACGACATCGTTCCATATTTGTCACTGGGAGTTCTGCATGACTTTCAGGCAGTTGCACTCGCATTCAAGAAtgaccaacaacaagccaagaCGGAGATACGTCAACGCATATGGCAGGCCTTCCAGACTGGTGTGGCAGACAAATGGTACGGAGGTTTACCCTCTGTCCCATCTGGTGACTCCTCCAAATGGGGTCATTCAGTGTTGCAAGGCCTCAGAGCCGGTATGACGAACCGTAAGCTTGTGCCACCTGGGGAAGTTTTCACCATCGAGACACAACGCGTCTTGAGGCGAGATGCATTCTTGCTACCTGAAGAAGATCACATTGGCAAGCCAGCCCAGAGAATTGTGATGAAATatgtcaaggatgttgaggagcgCTTTAAGGAGCTGAGATTTGGAACGAGCATGCTGATTGATCATAACCCAGCTAGATATGAGGAAGCCTTGAACAAGCTTCGTGTTGGAGTCGTGTAA
- a CDS encoding glucosamine-phosphate N-acetyltransferase, with protein MAQDGMFSANLLSSEVSAALPEGYALRALRKSDFNSGFLDCLRVLTTVGDITEADFAKQYDDMLAAGSYYIIIIEDTSRGDKPVVGTGALITERKFIHSLGAVGHIEDIAVAKDQQGKKLGLRIIQALDHIAEQVGCYKSILDCSEANEGFYVKCGFRRAGLQMAHYYEGSKGKSQ; from the exons ATGGCTCAAGACGGCATGTTCAGCGCAAACCTCCTCTCCTCTGAGGTCAGCGCCGCTCTCCCCGAGGGTTATGCTCTGCGCGCCCTGCGAAAGTCAGACTTTAACAGCGGTTTCCTCGACTGTCTGCGTGTCTTGACCACCGTTGGCGACATCACCGAAGCCGACTTCGCCAAGCAGTACGACGACATGCTCGCTGCTGGCAGTTACTACATTATCATCATTGAGGATACTTCGCGAGGCGACAAGCCTGTAGTTGGAACTGGCGCCTTGATCACTGAGCGCAAGTT CATTCACAGCTTGGGCGCCGTAGGCCACATCGAAGATATCGCCGTCGCAAAGGACCAgcagggcaagaagctcggtcTACGAATCATCCAAGCCCTGGACCACATCGCCGAGCAAGTCGGCTGCTACAAGAGCATTCTCGACTGCAGCGAAGCCAACGAGGGTTTCTACGTGAAGTGTGGCTTCCGAAGAGCAGGCCTCCAGATGGCCCACTACTATGAGGGCTCAAAGGGTAAATCCCAGTGA
- a CDS encoding hypothetical protein (At least one base has a quality score < 10), which translates to MSDELSHSFIKVRIAALQLLVRSKNPDAFHIVRHLTNRVTTFIDPSGSIRLARRRLVRARR; encoded by the exons ATGTCCGACGAGTTGAGCCACTCCTTCATCAAAGTCCGAATTGCGGCCTTGCAATTGCT TGTTCGATCCAAGAACCCTGATGCTTTCCATATCGTCAGGCATCTGACAAACCGAGTCACGACTTTCATCGACCCAAGCGGTTCTATTCGCCTGGCCAGACGAAGACTTGTTCGCGCCCGTCGTTGA